GGAGCATTTAAGCACATCTGGCGAAGTTCTTCTTTCCCTTCCCAGTTATTCCTCATAGCATCCAGCAACTCAGCCATGGTGACTTGCTTGGTATCAAATACCAAGTGTTGAATAGCTGCTAAACTATCGGCAATATCTGTAATACCCCTGTCACCAATCCAGGAAGAACGTAGGCTTGGATAACGAGCGCCGCCCTCACGAGAACACAGACCAGCGGGAATACAATCTTCATAAAGCATTGCAGCTCTTAACCCACTCATGGGGCTTATCTCTTGCTCTACACACCACCAAATAAAATAGTGCTTACGTAACCTCTCACAGAAATAATCTACTTGTTTATAGAATGCATCTATAAACTGTTGCAGGGATGTAAACTTGGTGACATCACCAGTCTTCAAACCTAACTGTTTTCCAGTCCTTGGATCAAATCCATTATATAAAGTTATCTCAAAAATCTTCGCATGGTTAAGACTGAAAAACCCTCCCTGATGCTCACCACAGTCTAAGTGATAACCCAAACAACCGCTAGCATTCCAGTTTACTGCATCCTTCAACGGGACACCCCGAGCTAAATACCTTTGGGTTCCTAATTCATCATTAAGGAAAGCGGGATTACCACCACCAAAGTCACGGTTGCATTCCAAAGCATGAATCATAAAATCTTCGTCAATACCATCGTGATAACGAATATAGATTGCAGGCTCAGACAACTTGGTCTGGCGCATTACCTCTAGTACTATCCAGGACACTTCATTAATCAAATCTTCACCTAATTCGTTCCGCCCACCAAGAGTAACATTCGGCAACAAGGTTCCCGGAGCAGCCCGGTGCTCTCTTTTAATGGTAACCAGGTTCTCAGTCTCCCTGATCTTTAGCCACAAAGCCCCTAAAAGCTCTGCCGCATCCTGACGGGTAAGAGTACCTTCATCTATATCCTTTTTGTAATAGGGATAAAGAATTTGATCAATTCTGCCAACTCCAACTTCAGGTCGTTCAGTGCTTTCTTTCCAGGCGGCTAAGTGTAAGAAACGCAGAGACTGAACAGCTTCCCAAAAGTTCCTAGGACGATTGGCAGGCACGTTCTGACAAACTTCGGCTATTTTTAACAGCTCTGCTTTCCTTACAGGATCAGTGCAACTTTCTGCTTGCTTTCTGGCAAGTTCAGCATGCCTTTCTGCAAATTTTATAACCGCGTTACAGGAAATAATGATCGCCTTGAGCAGGTTGTACTTCCGGAAAGCATTGGAGGCTGCCCCTTGTACAAAAGCTCCTAACTTCTCCATCCTGTTCAGTTCGTCCTTAGCAAGAGCAATAATATAATTTAAACCATTATCAATGGCTGGCTTGGTAGGCATGCAGTTACCACCGCCAAAAGCTCCCCAGTTCTGGAACAACCCTCTGTCTCTATGATGCCTCACTGCACGACCTTCATAGATCATGCCATGGTCAAACATCAAATCAAAATGGTCATCGCCCAACTCCGCCCTGATAGCTTCGTTTACTGCATCATACTTAGGCATATGCTCTACCCAGTACTCAGCATCTTCTTTAAGCTTCCGTAAATCTTCTGGATCAATATTAACCGCGGAAATGTCGCTGGATTTGCGGTCAAACCTGCCAGATTCACACATGGCAAGTATTTCACGCGGCTTCATAGCCACCAATGTGCTGTTACCCCTAATGAATTTCGTGTTTGAACCTACTATAAGTTCACCATCTCTGATGACTATAGGACACTCCAACATCTTCTTTTCAAATGCCTTAGCCCACCTAATATCCAAAGGCAAGCCCTCTGTCTCTTTCCAGGACTCTGTAAATAAAAGCGTGTCATCTACATAAACGGTCGGCTGCGCATCTTCCCATTCCTTTTTGAGCCTTTGCAGCCTGGGAGTCATAACATTTACTTTCTTAATTTCCTCGGCAATAATTTTATCCACTTATAAAACCTCCTTTTTTAATCAGTTGAGTAATTCACTTGAAATACTCTTTTTCGCTGCGTCTGCTCCTGTATACCCCCCTTCTCTCAATACTGTCCCCAACATTAAAGCGCTTACTTGTCGCTGATATATAGCAAGTTCATAAAACCCACGGGTGAATCTCTTAACATAGACGGCTTTTACATCTCTTTACCCTAGCTAGAGTGCTAAATTTATGATTCAAGTTATGTCCAAAAAGAGCAGCTTGGGAAAGTATATTAACAACAGCCTGGACTTCTCTAAAAGCAAGGAAATTTCGGAGATTTAGATGTTAGCGGTAAGCTATTAGATCTTTTCGCAACTAGATCATCCATCATGTTAAACTTGTCATATTAATCCGCATTAAAAGCTCGGACTGTTTAGAACGGCCGTTCGCCGGGTTACTGTCTATTCTCTCCATAGGTAAAGCTGGTGGTAAAGCTGGTCACATTCCTTCATCGTCAGCATTCTCAACATGGGATGCTCAAATTTGCTTTGCCATAAAATGGATTTTTTTGCACTTTATAAGGTATTTTTGCAAACTTAATGCCATTTAAATAACTGAAAAAACATGCTTAAAAAAAGGCATCACTTAGATAATAGGTTTACCAGCATTATTGGGAACTGTCGTTTATTAAATGAAATGCCATCAGATAAATACACAAGTTCTTTGCTGCCAATTATTTATGAGTAAAGTATAGTATGATGTTGCATAAAGTCTACAATTCAGGTTGCAAAAAAAATATATGTAGTAGCGATATGACATTATATTTTAATTTTTTTAACCCAACCGGAGCTTAAGCGAAACATAGTAAAAAAATAGTAAAATAAAAAAATCCTTTTTCTTGGTGTAATAGGTTACTAAACCAAAAATAAAGGATTTCTTATACGATCCTAAATAGCATTCCTGTAACAACGTGTAGCGGGTGTTGAGGGTAAGAAAAAATCCTGGTATGGTTTAATTGACCAACAAAAACACCAATACCAGGAGGGATCAAACATGTACAATCCCCTTTCCCTAAAACTGGCCATGGTCACACCCGAAACCCTGATTGTAGGTGTAGATGTGGCAAAGCGCATCCACTACGCACAGATGATCAATTTCCGAGGGGAGGGACTGCACAAGCCGTTCCCATTCCAGAATACCACATCCGGCATTGGCAATCTAGTCCGTCAAATAAAAACGATCCAGATGAAGTACGGCCTTTCCGATGTCCTGGTGGCCATGGAACCCACCGGCCACTACTGGCTCCCCCTAGCCTGTACCTTGATTGCGCAGGGGATTACGGTAGTTATGGTCAACCCGCACCATGTAAAAAAGGCCAAGGAACTGGACGACAATTCCCCCACCAAGCGGGACGATAAGGATGCCGGAGTAATTGCCCGCTTAGCCAGAGATGGACGGTTTCACCTCCCATATATTCCGACCGGGGTGACGGCGGATATTCGCAACCTGGTCAATTTCCGGGAACGGCTGAACAAAGAGCTGCAGCAGACAAAGGCGGAAATAACCACCATTTTAGACCGCTACTTCCCGGAATTTCTGGACGTTTTTAAATCAGTGGAAGGCAAGGCAGCCATGGCTGCCCTGGAAAACTTTCCTTTTCCCGCCGATCTGCTTGAACGGACAGTAGAGGATGTGGCTTCTGTTCTGAGCGAAGCTACTCACAAGCGGGTTGGCGGCAGGCATGCCGAATTGCTTCATGAAAGCGCCAGGAATTCGGTGGGCATAAAGGATGGAGCAGAAGGTGCCCGGATCGACCTCCAATACCAGCTGCGCAGGGTTAAACAGATCCTTGATGAATGCGAACTGGTTGAAGCCCGGCTGGCAGAACTGCTCAAAGAAGTCCCTTATGCCGGGTACCTGCTCACCATCCCGGGAACGAGCATACTTCAGGTAGCCGCCGTAGTTTCCGAGGTGGGTGACCTGAGCAACTACCGCAGTGCCAGGCAGTTGATCAAGCTGGCCGGCCTGAACCTGGTGGAAAACAGTTCTGGTAGCCACAAAGGGCGGAGCCGTATTAGCAAGCGGGGCAGGTCAAAACTACGCTGCACCCTCTTCCGGGTAGCGCTGATACTGGTAGCCAGAACACAGGAGTTTTCCCTGCTTCACCATTACTACACCACCAGGCCCAACAACCCGTTGAAAGGCAAGCAGTCACTGGTGGCAATCTGCTGTAAACTGTTGCGCATCATCTTTGCTCTGAGCCAAAAGAAAATGGCCTACGATAAAAATATGGTTATTTCTCAGGACCATCCAGCCTTTATGTATATGAAATCAGCAGTGAAATCCAAAAAAGCAGCAGCATAAGTTCGATTCAGCTGAAAAACAGACGGCGGTCCAGAGCCACACTCTCCGGCGCCGCCCCGATAGAAACCTCAAGGGTAGCCAGGCCGAAAGACATGCTTATTTTCATCTTTCCTTCCGTCCGACAGGGTTGCAGGCGGAAGGCGCTGTTAGCAATACGAAATAGAATTATCTGTACTTGCTCTTTAACAATAATGCAGCGCGGAGAGCCGATAACAACTCCATGAGGGCGAGAAGACCCCGTTAGGTAGCACGAAGGCCTCCACCCCTGGACAGGTTGGACGAAGGAAAGTCTGGAACCGGCATTGTTCACTGGTATCCCGGGAGGTATGAGAGGGTAGACCGCCAGGCTTAAAATGTGGAGAACTATATGCGCGCGAAATATTGGATTCAAGCAACCCAAGTTGGTTGCTGAAATATGATACCATATATCAACATATATGTTAACGGGTGTATAATAAAAATCCTTGGACAAAATGAAAATGGCTGAAATAAAGAGAAATGCAAAGAATGAACGACCTTAATGAGAGAGAGTTGGTAAAACCATTCTAACAAGACGAAAGGGTGTCCTTGAAAAACAGTTTAACTCTCGTGTAGATAATTTTTTATCCAGGTACGAAATTGGTAAAAAATTACGCTACTCCAATTTTCAAAAGGAAAAGGGGCTTAGCTGCCTTGAACTTTTCAAGTTCATTTTTCTGCTTGTCTTTAACGGCAAGAATCTTTATCGCACATTGCAAACTGATGATATTCCTGGGAGGCCGGAGAAAGACGCAATTTATCGCTTTTTGAATTCGTTCCGGTACAATTAGCGAAAATTTTTACTTATCCTGAGATTCAACCGTAATCAAGGAAGCCATTGAGCCGTTAACCTCCCGTAACTGGAAAAATGTCCTTATTCTTGATGATTCTCTCTACAGCCACAACAGAAGTAAAGCTGTTGAATTGCTGGCCAGGGTGAGGGACCATGTTGAAAACAAGTATGTCTGTGGATTTCGAATGCTCACCCTGGGTTGATCGGACGGCAACACTTTTCTGCCGGTTGCTTTCTCCTTGCTTAGCTCAGAAAATGAAGCAACCGGCTTTGTGGAATTGACCCACTTTTATTCTTTTGGGTTACTCGTCCTTTGGTAAGGTAAGTGATGCCTTCTCTTTTCCCTCTAAAATTCCTACAATAATCTTTTACACTAACAATTTTTTAAGTTTAGAGGAATATTAATTTATATGTCGTACTAGTAAATATCGTATAAGTACATAATAAAAACCAAAAGGAGTATTGTTAAGATGGTTACTAAATATAGAAAAGAAATCACAACATCCTCAAATTATTCCATATATGAAAAAAATATTCTTAATAACACAACTATGAATCGAATTGTTAAAGAAAACACAAACTCCATTTCCATTCTTGATGCATATGGAAATGTTCTATTAGTTTTTATAGGAGTTAAAGTAGGCAATTTAGTAGGTAGAAATGTAAAAGAAATAGGTAAATATGGAATGTATGAAGTATCTATGAGTGAAAAGGCCATAAAAGCACATTCTACGGTAATAGGAGTAGTGAATTCAAGGTTCGGTACTAGTCAAGTAGTTTCCAGTACACCGATAAAAGATGAAAATGGTAATATAATAATGGTTATTAACACCGCGCTTGACAAGCAATTATATGATAACTTGAAAATGACTTTAAAAGATGGTAAAGCAACTAATGAAACTTTCAAAAAAGTGATAGATTATTTAAGCGATGCAAATATTCCTTATGAAACACCAGTAGCCGAGAGTCCACAAATGCGAGAAATCATTAAAAATATTGACACTATAGCAAAAACTCATAGTACCATCCTTATCACAGGTGAATCAGGTACTGGAAAAGAAGTAATAGCAAGATATATTCATAAGCATAGCTTGCAAGCTGAAGGCCCCTTTATCCCGATCAATTGCGCTTCAATTCCTCATGAATTACTAGAATCAGAATTTTTTGGCTATGTCGGGGGAGCTTTCACAGGAGCAAACCCCCAAGGAAAACCTGGGTTATTTGAAATTGCTAATAATGGTACGCTGTTCCTGGATGAAATTGCGGAATTGCCGTTAACTATGCAGCCCAAGCTACTTCGTGTATTAGAAAGCGGCGAAATTAAAAGAGTGGGCGGAACCGATATTATTCGTACCAACGTGCGCTTAATTGCGGCAACTAATAAAGACCTAAAAACAATGGTGCGCCAAAATTTGTTTCGCAACGACTTATACTATCGTTTAAATGTTCTGCCTATCAATATACCGCCTTTAAGGGAAAGGCCTGAAGATATCGTGGCACTGTCAAAGAGATTTTTAGAATATATAAATAAAAAGTATAATCTTAAGAAAAGATTTACTGAACAAGCTATTAATGCTTTTCTTAATTATAGCTGGCCTGGAAATGTCCGTGAATTGCGAAATGTTGTGGAAAGGCTAGCCATTACATCACCAGATGATAATATAGGTAATATAAATATTCATTTATTATTAGATGGAAATTCCCTGGAAGAAAGTAATATAACCACTGGAACATATTTACCCCACGAAAATAAAATATATCAGGGAACACTAAAAAGCTTTTTAAAAAAGGTTGAAGCGGAATATATAAAGCAAGTGCTGGATATTTGTAACGGCAAAGTTGGAGAAGCAGCAAAGCTTTTAGGAATTCATCGCACCATGCTATACCGGAAAATAAAGAACAATACCAAAGCTATTGATAGTCAATAGATTTGACCCCTGATCTACAAATAAAACTGATCCCTTTTTAAGAAAAAATCAAAATTATAAGGCAAGCTTGATTCAAGGATTTAACCCAAAAATATTTCCATTTGAGAGTTAAAATGTGTAAGTAGAGTAGACCCTGGCATAATAGGCTGTCCTCGATAAAAATAGACACATAAAACTGCGACTTTAGCTATAAGGCTTCGATTTCCTGATTTATTTGGGGCGTTTACCCACAAACCCTGCCCTCGCCGGGAGGCAGGAACCAGGCATGCCTGACCATGTAACAATAGGGTATAATTACCATCTGTTAAGGGTAAAGACCATGGTCTCCGTAACAAAGGTTCCATACATCTCTTCCGCGGCAAGCTGAGACATCAGGACGGCTTTCTGAAATTCCAGAGTTTCCTGATTGCCGCTTCGGAGCGTTTTTAAGTTCACGCCTAACACTTCTGCTACCTGGCGCGCTTGGTCTTTGATGAGCGGCAACCCCAGCTTTTTGGCAATCTGCGCCGCTAGGGCAGTTTTGCCGGTGCCAGGCACGCCTGTTATTCCTATCCGCAACAGCCGACACTCCCTTATTAGCATGATTGATAAATTTTTCAGATTAACAGCCGCATTTCCGCCACGGCAATCTTAGGCGGTAACTTTGGCAGAGACCCCCTTCTGTAATTCCTGCAATTCAAAACGTAATACAGTTCCATCGGCTTCACTTTGCGGCCGCCTCGCGCTTTTCTTGTTGAGTACTCTATCACGCCCGAAGAAAGGTCGCCTTCATCTATCCAGCGGCATAATTGCGGCACGGCGTTGGCGCACTCCCAGCATAAGCTGAAAGATAAGGTGAATTTACTTTCTTCATGCATAAAAAATTATTATCAACTCCTTTGTTTTCTAATTTTCGAAATCGTACTGCATTATTAAAAAGAAAAAAGGGCGGGAATCGCCCCGCCCCTCTTTAAAATCGGCATCAATCTCTTCCCTGGAGCACTACAAACCAGTCCTCATACACGCTCCCCTGCGTTATGACCACCCCCGCCGCGTAGGGAGGCGCGTTCAAATTCGTCGCTCCCGCCGTACCGTTTCCCGGAGCTGCATCTGCACCACCGTCCCCGAGGGTCAGACCGCCAGGCTGGGGTCCGTCCAGAACTCGACGGCCCACCTGTTCCAGGCGAAATATTTAACCTCGTTTCCGTCCACGATTATGCGGTCGTAACTCCCCGGCCTCACGGCCACCGCTCTGGGCGACATCAGGCCGGACGTTACTGAAAGGGTGGCTTTATATACCATCCCGGAACCGGTAAAGCTGTAATGCTTTACCTGCGTGCCGTCGACCACGGCGACGTCCCAACCTGTGTTGGAATGGGGTCATCCAAAACTTACTGTCGGGAAACAAGCCGAGCTTTTAATCTAGACCGTTCCAGCTTATATTACCACCCAGTGCCCCCTTCCCCAGAAGAAATAGCCCTAAAAGACCGCATCGACGAAATATACACCGAGTCCAATTTTAACCGAAATGCTATTCTTCATGGGGCGGATACGGGATTTGGAACTGAAGTATGCTCATTAAAAGCAATTTCAACATTTGATACATTATAGGATTTTTTCATAGTAACTAAACCGGATGAGATAGATGAATAAAATCCCCCCTTCCCCTCGCTTGGCGAGCAGGAAAGGCGGGAGGCGCGGGGACTTCCCGGCAGGGAGTTAAAAATTATTTACTCGACTTTCTCACAAAGATAACAGTCTCGAAGCCTTGATATAACTGGATTTTTTGCAATAATTTTTGAAGAAAAACAGCAAAAGACACCCTTGTCTTGGTAAAATAGAGTTGGCAAGACCATTCTAACAAGACGAAAGGGTGTCCTTATGAACTCTATTTTACCAGAACAATATCAAATTGAAAAACAGTTTTACTCTCGTGTGGATAATTTTTTATCTAGGCACGAAATTGGTAAAATATTACGCCGCTCCAATTTTCAAAAGGAAAAAGGATTTAGCTGCCTTGAACTTTTCAAGTTCATTTTTCTGCTTGTCTTTAAAGGCAAGAACCTTTATCGCACATTGCAATCTGAAGCTGAACCCGGAAGGCCAGAGAAAGACACGATTTATCGCTTTTTGAATTCGTTCCGGTACAATTGGCGAAAATTTTTGCTCATCCTGAGTTCATCTGTAATCAATGAAACCATTGAACCTTTGACCTCCCGCAACTGGAAAAATGTTCTTGTTCTTGACGATTCCCTCTACAGCCGCAACAGAAGCAAGGCTGTTGAATTGCTGGCCAGGGTAAAAGACCATGTTGAAAACAAGTATGTCCGTGGATTTAGGATGCTCACCCTGGGCTGGTCGGACGGCAATACTTTTCTGCCGGTTGCTTTCTCCTTGCTCAGCTCAGAAAATGAACGCAACCGGCTTTGCGGAATTGACCCACGGATCGATAAGCGTACCACTGGCTATAAAAGAAGGGTGGAAAGCATCAAAAAGTCTACCGAAGTAATGTTTGATCTCTTGCGTCAAGCCCGGGAATATGGTGTACAGACAAGGTATCTTCTTTTCGATAGCTGGTTTGCCTTCCCGTCTATTATCTGCAGGGTTCGTGAACAGCATCTCCTCCATGTGATATGCATGCTTAAATCAATGAAAAGAGTTCTGTATACCTATAAAGGGGAGAAGGTGACCCTTGATACCCTTTACAAAGAACTTCTCAAAAAGCCTGGTAAAGCCAAGATCCTGGCAAGTGCTCTTGTCCAAATCGGCATTGATTCAGAGGGTAATCCGGTACCGGCACGGATTGTATTCATCCGGGACCGGAACCGGTCTAAAAAATGGCTGGCATTGCTTTCAACTGATCTAGAGCTGACCGATGAAGAAATCATTCGTATTTACGGAAAACGCTGGAGTATCGAGGTGTTCTTTAAAACCACCAAATCCTTTTTGAACCTGGCCAGGGAATTCCAGGGAAGAACATATGATTCTATGGTGGCCCATACCACGATTGTCTTCTGCCGTTACATCATGCTCGCTCTAGAAAACCGTGAAAGCAAGGACCCGAGGACTCTCGGTGATCTATTTTATGTTTGCTGTGACGAACTGCAGGACATAAGTTTTGCAGAGGCATTTCAATTGCTTTTGGCAATGCTCAAAAATACGTTGAGAAAATTTCTTGCAATAACAGATGGTGCTTTGCAGGAGCTAGTCAATAATTTTATTTCCTGTTTGCCTTCGTTCTTAAAGGGTCGCCTCAAACTTTCGCCCTGCGAAAGTTGAGTTACTTACTTCTCTTACCGGAAAAGAAATTTCTAAAAAAGTTCGTGACACTGTTTTAACCCCCACCCTTACCAATATTATCCATTAACTCCTCCCAGAAGTCCTTAACTGCCTGGAAATATAACCTTATTTCCTCGGGTGTTAAATATAAATCCTCACCTGCCAGAGGTTTAAAAATCTGAGTTGGAGGTGGAGCATTTCTCAAAAAAAACTCATCACGTACATCAGGAGGAATAAATATTTCTGGCCGTTGCTTTTTTAATTGATTAGCAGATATACCGTCAGCATGTTTAACGGTATTAGCGACTAAGCGAAGTTCCTCTAGTTTGTTCCATGACCGGAACTTCTCTATATTGATCCCAATTTGTTTTAACCTTCTTTTTACCTCACCAAGCTTAAACAACTCCGCGTCGTTTTCTTCTTGCGGCAATAGCAATTCCCTTCGATGAATAAAAAAAAAGTTTTGTTCAAAAAGGTGCCAGAGACCAACAGCAAAAATATTGAGAAGACCCTGCCGAATACCCATCATAGTAATGTAATAGCTAATGCCCTCTTCTAAGGCTTCTTCCGCCAGATCTGATAAGTTTTCATTTGGATCCCCAGGTTGGTGGATTAGTTGCTCCCATTTTTTGCTTGAGATCTGTTCAGCCTCACTTTCAACTGTCTCAAAAGCAGTTAAAATCCTTTGATTAAAAGTTTTTTCTAAAAGCTCAACATGTGGGATTATGAGTCCTCGAATATATTCAATCCAAAATAAAGCATTATGCATTTTCCGTTCCCTCTTCAAAGAAAATGAGTTAAATAAGATTGCTCTCAACTTTATACGCAGTTTTGCGCCAATCCCTCACTATATACCGCACAATCTCCACCACTTCCTCCGGCTTCAGGTGTGCCGCCGGGTTCTGCAGGGTATACAGCACCGGCGCAGATGCGGCCTGCTCCACCACGTAAAGCCAGTACTCGTCTTCCAGGCGGTTGGCCATCAGCCATTCGTTTGGCGTCAAGGCGACGGCACCGCTTTTTGCCCGAGCTTTCACCTCGATGTAGCGGCAGTTCCCGGCAGCGTCAACCGAGCGGATGTCGTAACCCAGGGCCTGGTCGGAAACATCCTCGGGTTCCCTCCCCTGTTCCCGCTCGTACCTTATGGCCAACTCCATCCCCACCTGCTCGATTGATTCGTCGCTGGCCATCCCTTCCAGCAGGGGCACTCCCGGCAATATGCGGATTACGGCCAGGACATCCGGTTCGGAAGGGTAGAGGCTGGTCTGAGCACGGATCTCATCCTGCAGCCGGATTTTTTTCCGTTCCAGGTCTTCCCTTTTGCGGCCCTCCTGGATGATCGTTACTTCCGGGATGTTCTCACCTTTGATCTTCCTCGTTTCGTAGTCGGCAAGTTTGGCCTCGGACTCTAAAATCAAAGATTCGATAGACCTGAGCCCGTATTTTTCTTTGAGGGCGGCGTCCCGCTGCCTTTGCTGCAATAATTCTTCACGGTACGGAAGCAGCTGGTGATTCAAAGCAAAAGTAATCACATCTTCTTTTGAAACAGGTAAGGCCGCCGTTTCCGGTTCAGCATTATCTTTCTGCGGCTTGAGATCCCAGAGCAGCGAAGGGTTAACGGAAGAAAACCTGCCGTCAACTGCCTGATAGATGCAGAGCAAGCGGCGGCCGGCAACTTCCCCTCTGCCGTCTTTAATTTCGCCGGTTAAAAACCACAACAGCCCGTTCTTCCTGCCGTCGGGGTCGGTAAAGACCGCGCCCCGGGCGGCGTCCTGCTGATATTTTTTAAACACGGTTTCCAGCACGGCTTCCATTAAAGGATGCCCCATCGTGACAAACTCGGCCTGAGCGTTAAAGGACGATTCTTTATCGAAAGCCACTTTCAGGTACTCCCGGTGCACCTCGCCGTATTTGATCTTGAATTCATACGGCTGGTGGCGCACTTCAAAGGGAACTGAACTCACCCGCCAGAAACCGTCATGACGTTTTTCGCATTTTATTTCGAGCTTCTGGGCCGCTCGCAGGAAAAACTTTTCAATGTACTCCGGCACCAGCCGGTTTTCTCTGGCAATCCTTTGCTCGCCAACAATCCGGGAAAGGTCGAGGTGGCGGGTGGCCAGGGCCTCCATTGTCGCTTCCTTTACCCGGCGGATGGCCTCTTCGTCCGGCACCCGCTCTATTTCAGCCAGGATTTCCTCCATTGTCCGCCTGCCTGCAATTGCTTCCAGGATAAGGTCTTTTAAGCTTACCCCCGGCAGGATATCACCGATGACGTCGAAAACCCGGTCGGAACCTAGGTGCTCTTTCATGCGGTTCAGTTTCTCAAAGAGCGTTTCTAAAATTCTCCCCTCCCGGGTATCGGCAGCCACCAGATTGTAAATGTGCACCTCGTTGCGCTGCCCGTAGCGGTGTATACGGCCCATCCTCTGCTCCAGGCGGTTCGGGTTCCAGGGAATATCGTAATTTACCATCAACCAGCAGAATTGCAGGTTGATCCCTTCCCCTGCGGCCTCGGTGGCCACCATCACCTGGGCGCGGTTTTTAAATTCGTACTCCGCCCTGATGCGGGCGTCCATGCCCATACCGCCGTGAACAATGGTAACGGTGTATCCCCATTTCCTGCCGATTTTTTCAGCCAGGTACTCCAGCGTGTCCCTCGATTCGGTGAAAATGAGGAGTTTGGTGCCAGTTTCCCGCAGCTTTTCATCGTCAATCACTTCTCTTAGGCGGTTCAGTTTGGTTTCGATTTCTTGCTTTTCCACTTCTTTAGCTAGGAGCACTAGGTCGTTGAGCTTTTCAATCTCTTCTTTCAGTTCTTCCAAAGTTTCCGCTGAGGTAAGTTTTTCAAGAAGCTCTTCTTCTTTTTGCCAGCGGACTTT
The window above is part of the Pelotomaculum thermopropionicum SI genome. Proteins encoded here:
- the PflD gene encoding pyruvate-formate lyase, whose protein sequence is MDKIIAEEIKKVNVMTPRLQRLKKEWEDAQPTVYVDDTLLFTESWKETEGLPLDIRWAKAFEKKMLECPIVIRDGELIVGSNTKFIRGNSTLVAMKPREILAMCESGRFDRKSSDISAVNIDPEDLRKLKEDAEYWVEHMPKYDAVNEAIRAELGDDHFDLMFDHGMIYEGRAVRHHRDRGLFQNWGAFGGGNCMPTKPAIDNGLNYIIALAKDELNRMEKLGAFVQGAASNAFRKYNLLKAIIISCNAVIKFAERHAELARKQAESCTDPVRKAELLKIAEVCQNVPANRPRNFWEAVQSLRFLHLAAWKESTERPEVGVGRIDQILYPYYKKDIDEGTLTRQDAAELLGALWLKIRETENLVTIKREHRAAPGTLLPNVTLGGRNELGEDLINEVSWIVLEVMRQTKLSEPAIYIRYHDGIDEDFMIHALECNRDFGGGNPAFLNDELGTQRYLARGVPLKDAVNWNASGCLGYHLDCGEHQGGFFSLNHAKIFEITLYNGFDPRTGKQLGLKTGDVTKFTSLQQFIDAFYKQVDYFCERLRKHYFIWWCVEQEISPMSGLRAAMLYEDCIPAGLCSREGGARYPSLRSSWIGDRGITDIADSLAAIQHLVFDTKQVTMAELLDAMRNNWEGKEELRQMCLNAPKYGNDEDLPDNLFGELMFGTQRIMQSRPDPITGEKPILFKGAAAGHITQGASVGALPNGRFAYKPLNDAASSAMPGMDVNGPTAVINSATKGNYAFEYVGFTHNMKFSKQTLNTPEKLKKLINILKTFFKRGGWHIQFNIHSVEELLDAQKHPERYRNLLVRVGGYSAYFIDLPPELQEEIVQRTMHEL
- a CDS encoding hypothetical transposase (containing partial COG3547, transposase and inactivated derivatives); protein product: MYNPLSLKLAMVTPETLIVGVDVAKRIHYAQMINFRGEGLHKPFPFQNTTSGIGNLVRQIKTIQMKYGLSDVLVAMEPTGHYWLPLACTLIAQGITVVMVNPHHVKKAKELDDNSPTKRDDKDAGVIARLARDGRFHLPYIPTGVTADIRNLVNFRERLNKELQQTKAEITTILDRYFPEFLDVFKSVEGKAAMAALENFPFPADLLERTVEDVASVLSEATHKRVGGRHAELLHESARNSVGIKDGAEGARIDLQYQLRRVKQILDECELVEARLAELLKEVPYAGYLLTIPGTSILQVAAVVSEVGDLSNYRSARQLIKLAGLNLVENSSGSHKGRSRISKRGRSKLRCTLFRVALILVARTQEFSLLHHYYTTRPNNPLKGKQSLVAICCKLLRIIFALSQKKMAYDKNMVISQDHPAFMYMKSAVKSKKAAA
- the RocR gene encoding transcriptional regulator (containing PAS, AAA-type ATPase, and DNA-binding domains): MVTKYRKEITTSSNYSIYEKNILNNTTMNRIVKENTNSISILDAYGNVLLVFIGVKVGNLVGRNVKEIGKYGMYEVSMSEKAIKAHSTVIGVVNSRFGTSQVVSSTPIKDENGNIIMVINTALDKQLYDNLKMTLKDGKATNETFKKVIDYLSDANIPYETPVAESPQMREIIKNIDTIAKTHSTILITGESGTGKEVIARYIHKHSLQAEGPFIPINCASIPHELLESEFFGYVGGAFTGANPQGKPGLFEIANNGTLFLDEIAELPLTMQPKLLRVLESGEIKRVGGTDIIRTNVRLIAATNKDLKTMVRQNLFRNDLYYRLNVLPINIPPLRERPEDIVALSKRFLEYINKKYNLKKRFTEQAINAFLNYSWPGNVRELRNVVERLAITSPDDNIGNINIHLLLDGNSLEESNITTGTYLPHENKIYQGTLKSFLKKVEAEYIKQVLDICNGKVGEAAKLLGIHRTMLYRKIKNNTKAIDSQ